The DNA sequence TGAAGTCGTGCGCAGGCGTCACCTTGACCACGCCGGTGCCGAATTCGCGGTCCACGTAGTCGTCGGCGATCACCGGGATCAGGCGGTCGGTCAGCGGGAGGCGGACCTGGCGGCCGATCAGCGCGGCATACCGTTCGTCTTCCGGGTGGACCATGACGGCCACGTCGCCCAGCATCGTTTCCGGACGGGTCGTGGCGACCACCACCGATTCATCGGAGTCGGCCAGCGGATAACGGATGTGCCACATGTGGCCATCTTCTTCCTCGCTGATCACTTCCAGGTCGCTGACGGCGGTGCCCAGCTTCGGGTCCCAGTTCACCAGACGCTTGCCGCGGTAGATCAGGCCCTGCTCATACAGACGCGCAAAGGTCTCGGTCACGCCGCGCGACATGTCGTCGCTCATGGTGAAGTATTCGCGGTTCCAGTCGGGGGACGTGCCCAGCCGGCGCATCTGCCCGGTGATCGTGCCGCCCGAATATTCCTTCCATTCCCACACCTTCTTGATGAAGGCGTCGCGGCCCAGGTCGTGACGGCTGACCTTTTGTGCGTCCAGCTGGCGTTCGACCACGATCTGCGTGGCGATACCGGCATGGTCGGTGCCCGGCACCCACACGGTGTCGTAGCCGCGCATGCGGTGGTAGCGGGTCAGGCCATCCATGATGGTCTGGTTGAAGGCGTGACCCATGTGCAGCGTGCCGGTCACGTTCGGCGGCGGCAACTGGATCGCGAAGGCCTCGGCATTCTTGTCCGACTTGACGTGGACCCCGCCCGCGAAGTCGCCACGCTTTTCCCATTCCGGGTACCAGCGGGCTTCGATCGGCGCGGGCTCGAAGCTCTTGGGGAGTTCGTCGGTCGCGATAGGAGGGGTCGTGTCAGCTTGGGTCATCAACATTCCGGGAAAAGCAGGTCAGGGCGCGCGCCGATGTTCGGGGCGCCAGAGTCAACCGACCATTTTAGGCGATCGGGCGCAGCGGTGGGGCGCTCAGGGCAGGGGGTCGTCGGCTCGCGGACGGGGGCGTTGCTGCTCGACGACGGCGGTCTGGCGGATCAGTTCCTTGTTCAGGCCTTCGTCCAGCATGCGGGAGATTTCATCGCGCAACTGGTCGGCCACGTCGTCCATCACGCGGTCGACGGCGGCGGCGATGTGCTGCTGCATGCGCGCCCGCAGAATGGGTTCGATGCGGCGGTGCACGTCTTCGAGCAGCGCGGTGCGCATGTCGTTGAACAGGGTCTCGTCGACGAAACCGCCGCTGCGCGGCACATCGACGGCCTGCTGGATCAGCGGCAGTGGCGGGGCGGGCGCTGTCGTCGGGGCAGGGGCCCCGGCCTCGGTGGCCGGCGCCGTGGCAGGCACCTCGATCACTTCGGTCAGCACCGGAATGCTCGGGTCGTCGCGGGAAATCAGGGGGTCGATAGACATATCAGGGCAATTCCTGGGTCGCCAGATCGTGCTTGACGATCTGGTGGCCGCATTCTTGATAGAAGCGCCAGCGGGCGCGGGCTGCCTCGCGCTCGGACGCGTCGTTCGACACGATCTCGATCACCCGGCGAAACCGGGTGTAGATCGGCGGCCAGCTGTCGTCGAGGTTGAGGAGCCATTCATGGTGCGGGGTTTCGGCGTCCGACGAGGTCAGCACCACCGGCGTCTGTGCCGCCAGCGGATCGTCGAAGGCCACATGCGGCACGAAGGCCAGGTCGTCGAAGGCCCACAGCAGCCGGTCGAACTGGCCCAGCCGGTTGGTGTCGCGGCAATACACCACCAGCTTCTGGCCTGCCTGGACGCGTTTGACCGCAACCTGGCAGGCCGTCCGCAGGCGGTCGGGCGCACCGAACGCAAAGTCGATCTCGGTCATGCCGCAACCGTCGGGGCGGGGGAGGGCGCCCGGCGCATCACACCAGGCTGATCAGGAATTGCGACAGCAGCGGGACCGGGCGGCCCGTGGCGCCCTTGTCCTTGCCGCTGCGCCATGCCGTGCCGGCGATGTCCAGGTGGGCCCAGCGATAGGCCTTGGTATAGCGCGACAGGAAGCACGCCGCCGTGACCGCGCCGCCCGGAGGCCCGCCAATATTGGCCATGTCGGCAAAGTTCGACTTGAGCTGGTCCTGGTATTCATCGTCCATCGGCAGGCGCCACACCGGGTCCATGGCCTGGCGCGATACCGCCGTCAGGGCGTCTGCCAGCGCGTCGTCCTTGGTGAACAGGCCGGTGTTGACGTGACCCAGCGCCGTAACGCATGCGCCGGTCAGCGTGGCGATGTCGATCACGCACGACGGCTTGAAGCGCTCGACGTAGGTGAGCGCGTCGCACAGGATCAGCCGGCCTTCGGCGTCGGTGTTCAGGATTTCGATGGTCTGGCCCGACATGCTGGTGACCACATCGCCCGGCTTGTTCGCGCGGCCGCTCGGCATGTTTTCGCATGCCGGGACCACACCGATCACGTCGATCGGCAGCTGCATTTCGGCCACGGCGCTCATCGTGCCGAACACGCTGGCCGCGCCGCACATGTCGTACTTCATTTCGTCCATGCCCGATGCCGGCTTGATCGAAATGCCGCCCGAGTCAAAGGTAATGCCCTTGCCGACCAGCACGACCGGGGCGTTGGCGCTGCCGGCCGCGCCACCTGCGGCAGCGGCCGCAGCGGCTGCGGCCTTGCCACGTGGCACCTTGGCGGGTGCGGGCGCCAGCTTGCTGCCTTCGTAGCGCATCACGATGAACTTGGGCGCTTCGTACGAACTGCGCGCGACCGACAGGAACGATCCCATGTTCAGCGCTTCGATCTGGCGGCGATCCAGGACTTCGACGCGGAACTTGAGCGCGCGGCCCATCTTCTTGGCGGTGTCGCCCAGATAGGTGGGGGTGCAGATGTTCGGGGGCAGGTTGCCCAGGTCCTTGGCGACCGTCATGCCATTGGCAATGGCGCGGCCCTGGGCCATGCCGGCCTCGGCTTCCTTGGCGTCGGCCTTGTCCACGGCCAGCAGCAGCTTGGCCAGCTTGGGGCGGACGACCGGCTCGCGCTTGCCGAAGGTGCCGTCATAGCGGTAGGTGACGTCGCCCGCGGCGATCGCCAGCAGGCGGGCGCGCGTGCGCACGTCGCAGCCTTCGATCGGCAGCGCGGCCAGGGTCAGCACGGCTTCGGTGGCGCCAGTGGTCACGACGGCCTGCAAGGCCGCGCGGTAGCTGCTGGACAGCACCTTGGCGGTGTAGCCGGCCTGCGGGCCGAGGCCCACCAGGACCACGCGCTGGGCGGCAACGCCGGTCAGGCTGCGCAGCACCAGGGTCTCGCCGGCGCGCCCCTTGAATTCATTCTTGACCACGTCGCGAATGGCGCCCGCAAGCGCCCGGTCGACCACGTCGGCGGCCGGTGTCAGCACGCCGTCGGCGAATACGCCGACGACCAGCGCGGCCGTTTTGATCTTCTCGGGTGACGAGGTCTGTGTGCTAAAGTCCATGCGCGATTCTTCCTATATGTAGTCGCGAGATTCCCAATTATCCCGCAGATGCGGATCCGTCGCACAAAGCATTCCATTGTCCCTTTTCCAGCGCTCCGTCAAAGACGAACTCACCAGCCACGGCAGCGTCGTGTTCTCGACGCTCGTCGTGGTGTGGATCAGTGTGCTCATGGTGCGCCTGCTCGGCGAAGCCGCGGCCGGGCGCATCGGTGCGGACGTGGTGATGGGCATCGCGGCGTTCTCGTCGATCAATTCGATGCCGACGATAATTGCCGTGTCGGCCTTCATTGCCGTGCTGACCACCGTGACCCGCAACTATCGCGAGTCCGAAATGGTGGTCTGGTTCGCCAGCGGCCTCAGCCTGCTCGACTGGTTCAAGCCCATCCTGCGTTTTGCCATCCCGACCGCCCTGGTGGTGGCTGCCTTCACCATGTTCGCGTCGCCGTGGGCCTATCGCCAGATCAACGACTACCGCGACCGCTATGAAGCACGGTCCGACGTCGCCAAGATCACGCCGGGCCAGTTCCTGGAATCGAACGGTGTCGACCGGGTGTTCTTTGTCGAGTCGGCCACCGACCTGGCCGACAAGGTCGGCAACGTGTTCGTGCGCTGGATCGAAAATGGCCGCCTGAACGTGCTGACGTCCGGCACCGGCACGATCGAAGAGGAAGCCAACGGCGACCGCTTCATGGTGCTGTCGTCGGGGCATCGCTATGAGCTGATGCCCGGGTCGCCGGAATTCCGGCTCATGAGCTTTGAAAAGTACGGCGTCCGCATGGAACGCAAGAACGAAGCTTCGTCCGACGATCCGTCCACCAAGTCACGTCCCACGATGGACCTGCTGCAAGACCCCGACCTGAAAGCGCGCGGCGAACTGCTGTGGCGCGTCAGCCTGCCGCTGCTCGCCATCAACCTGGCCATGCTGGCGATTCCGCTGGGGGCGGTGAACCCGCGCCTGGGCCGGTCGGGCGACGTGGTGATCGCGCTGCTGGTGGCCCTGTTCTATCTGAACATGGTCAACCTGGCCAAGGCCTGGGTCAACAACGGGCGCGTGGATGTGTTCGTGGCGTTGATTGCGCTGCATGGCACGGTCGCGCTGCTGACAGCCATCCTGATGTTTTTCCGGATGCGCCTGCGGGCACCGAAGGCGGCCGCGGCCTGATCCTGGCCGGGTCGTGGCCGCTTCTTGCGAGCTTCCTGCCCGTCTCCTGCCCATCTCCCGACTGCCTTCTGCGCAGCCGGACTTTGCATATAGCCAAATTGAATTAAGTGGCTGGTGCTTATTACCTTATGATCTTAGTCAACTGGGCATAGCCCGCTGATCTTCATAAGAACACACCACCCATGAACCTCCAGCAATTCAAATTCGTCCGCGAAACGGTCCGCCGCGACTTCAATCTGACCGAAGCGGCGCGCATGCTCTACACCTCGCAGCCGGGCGTCTCCAAGGCCATCATCGAGCTGGAAGACGAATTGGGGGTCAAGATTTTCGAGCGCCATGGCAAGCGCATCAAGGGTCTGACCAAGCCGGGCCAGGCCGTCTCGCAGATCGTCGACCGCATCATGCGCGAAGTCGACAACCTCAAGAAAGTCAGTGATGAATTCGCCCGCCGCGACGAAGGCGGCCTGACCATTGCCTGCACGCACACCCAGGCGCGCTACGCGCTGCCCATCGTCATCCCAGCATTCCGCCAGCTGTTTCCCAAGGTGCATCTGTCCTTGATCCAGGGCAGCCCGGGGCAGCTTGCCGAAATGGTGTTGAACGAACAGGCCGACCTGGCCGTGGCCACCGAAGCCCTGGCGTTGACGCCCGGCATGGTCACCTTGCCCTGCTATACGTGGGAACACGTGGTGGTGGTGCCCAAGGACCATCCGCTGGCCCAGCTGACACCCGCCCAGTCCAGGAAACTGACGCTGGAACAGCTGGCCCAGTACCCGGTGATCACCTATGACCGCGCCTTTGCCGGCCGGGTCGCGATCGACCAGGCTTTCAGTTCGCAAGACGTGCACCCCGACTTCGTGCTCGAAGCCATCGACGCCGACGTCATCAAGACCTACGTGGAATTGAATATGGGCATCGGGATCATTGCGGGCGTGGCCTACGACGCCAAGCGCGATATCAACCTGGTCGGCATCCCGGTGGGACGCCTTTTTGGTGTGCACACCAGCCGGATCGGCATGAAGTCGGGCATCTTCCTGCGCGATTACGTCTATACGTTCGTGGAATTGCTGGCGCCGGCGCTGACGCGTGAAGTGGTGCAGGAAGCGCTGCGGCCCGCGCCAGGCTGATCTTTCGGCCTGCGGACGGCGCCGGCTTTTTTCGTCCGTCCGGTGTTGTCCGCTCTGACATTCTCCGTCCTGACCTCGCCGCCCGGAAACGCGCCGGGCGATGCTTCTTCCTTGGCAAGCCGGCCAGATTTCTGATTCTCCTATCCCTTGTACGAAGTCGATTTGATAATCAAATGAGAACTCGTCTCATTCATGTTGACTCTATAACGAGAATCATTATCATCTGTTCTGGCTCGTATCAATCATCGGAGGCATCATGACGCTCAGCGCTGTCATCGTCGGGGCAGACCGGCTCGGGAACATTCCCGACCTGCTCAAAGGACACAATATCGCGATCACGCACCACATCAGTGGCCGCGACCCGTCCCATCAGAAAAAGACGTTGCAGTTGCCTTCGGGCACCGAGGTCCTGATCCTGTTGACCGACTTCCTCGGTCACAACGTCATGAAGGCCTTCCGGCAGGCGGCACAACGCTCAGGCATTCGCGTCGTGGCGTGCCGGCGGTCGGTGTGTGCGATGCAGCAGGCGCTGGAAACGTGCGGGTTGTGTGGCGCGGCGGGCAACGAGCCATGTGCCCGTGCCGACGCCGCCCCCGCCGAGGTCAGGGTACAGATGCCACGGTCGCGGCGATCCGGCGCGCGCCATTGAAGCGCGCCTTCCAGTAGGCCATGTCCATCCGTTCGACACGGACGACGCCACCGGCTGACGGGGAATGGACGAACCGTCCTTCCCCCAGATAGATGCCAACATGCGAGTACTGGCGGCGCAGGGTGTTGTAGAACACCAGGTCGCCAGGTTGCAGCTCGGACGGTTCGATGTTCTGGCCCATGCGGCTGATTTCTTCGGACTTGCGGGGCAGATTGAAGCCCAGCACCTGGCGAGCCACGTAAGACACCAGGCCGCTGCAGTCAAAGCCCGTGTCGGGTGACGAGCCGCCCATCCGGTACCGGATCCCCAGATAACCCAGGGCTTGTGACGCCAGTTCCGACGTCGGCGCCAGCAGGCTGTCGGGCGCGTGCCACTGGCCGGACAGGATCATGGCCGGGTCGCGCGCGGTAGTGCGGGGATCGATATCGGTGTCCGGCAGGCCCAGCATGCCTTCGGCTGCGGCAGCGAATGGGTCCTGCCAGGCGGTGTTCGGATAACGGGGGAGCGGTTTGTTGGTGGTGGCGCGGGCGGCCTGCGGATGTTGCAGGCGGGCGCGCAATGCGGCGGTGGTCATGATGCCGTCATCGCTGGCGCCGGGGGCGACGGTAGCGCAGCCCGTGAGGCCCGAAACAATGGCAAGCGCGGCGATGATCAGGGGCTTGCGGCACAGGGCCAGGACGAAGGAGGTATGTGTCATGCCGTATCAGGGGTGACCAAAAGTAAGTCAATCGTCCAAAAGAGTGGCTAAGATACCGGCTGCTGTCGAGTAGGTCAATGCACTTATGCGTTGAAGGTTCAAAAGAGCTGCGTAAGCAGGGCTTACAATTGCGCCTCACTGCTGCGACGCGGCGACCGAGCCTACCCAACAAGGATTTTCCATGAAGACCAAGCACGTCCTGACCTCCGATGATGTGAAGAAGATCGCCGCTGCCGCCGAAGCCGAAGCGCTGGCGAACAAGTGGGCCGTCACCATCGCCATCGTCGACGACGGCGGCCACCTGCTGAATCTGCAACGCCTGGACGGCGCCGCGCCGATCTCGTCGCTGATCGGACCGGCCAAGGCCCGCACGGCCGCCCTCGGCCAGCGCGAAACCAAGATCTACGAAGACATCGTCAACAACGGCCGCACCGCATTCCTGTCAGCGCCGCTGGACGGTCTGCTCGAAGGCGGCGTGCCGATCATTGTTGAAGGCCAGACCATCGGCGCCGTCGGCGTGTCGGGCGTCAAGTCGAACGAAGACGCACAGATCGCCAAGGCAGGCATCGCCGCACTGAGCGTGTAATGGCCCGCTGATGCGCCGCTGGCGGCTTTCCAGGCTGTCAGCCCGGTGCAACAGCTGCTGCGTTTGACCGAGTGCGCTGCATTTGACCGAGTGCGCTGCATTTGACCGAGTGCGCTGTATGGAACGAGCCCCGGAAACACCCGTCGTGTGTTTCCGGGGCTCGTTTTTTTGTGGCTTGGTTTTGTTGCAAGGGCGCGTTTTCCAAGACCGTTCACCAGGCGTGTGTCGCGCCACGGCGTGGCGTCGGTACTCGATGCCGCTTGCCCGGGTGACGCCGCCGGTGGCGCTGCGGTATCGTCTGCCCATGAATTCGACCCCGACCTCT is a window from the Pigmentiphaga litoralis genome containing:
- a CDS encoding DNA polymerase III subunit chi, which produces MTEIDFAFGAPDRLRTACQVAVKRVQAGQKLVVYCRDTNRLGQFDRLLWAFDDLAFVPHVAFDDPLAAQTPVVLTSSDAETPHHEWLLNLDDSWPPIYTRFRRVIEIVSNDASEREAARARWRFYQECGHQIVKHDLATQELP
- a CDS encoding leucyl aminopeptidase, encoding MDFSTQTSSPEKIKTAALVVGVFADGVLTPAADVVDRALAGAIRDVVKNEFKGRAGETLVLRSLTGVAAQRVVLVGLGPQAGYTAKVLSSSYRAALQAVVTTGATEAVLTLAALPIEGCDVRTRARLLAIAAGDVTYRYDGTFGKREPVVRPKLAKLLLAVDKADAKEAEAGMAQGRAIANGMTVAKDLGNLPPNICTPTYLGDTAKKMGRALKFRVEVLDRRQIEALNMGSFLSVARSSYEAPKFIVMRYEGSKLAPAPAKVPRGKAAAAAAAAAGGAAGSANAPVVLVGKGITFDSGGISIKPASGMDEMKYDMCGAASVFGTMSAVAEMQLPIDVIGVVPACENMPSGRANKPGDVVTSMSGQTIEILNTDAEGRLILCDALTYVERFKPSCVIDIATLTGACVTALGHVNTGLFTKDDALADALTAVSRQAMDPVWRLPMDDEYQDQLKSNFADMANIGGPPGGAVTAACFLSRYTKAYRWAHLDIAGTAWRSGKDKGATGRPVPLLSQFLISLV
- the lptF gene encoding LPS export ABC transporter permease LptF — protein: MSLFQRSVKDELTSHGSVVFSTLVVVWISVLMVRLLGEAAAGRIGADVVMGIAAFSSINSMPTIIAVSAFIAVLTTVTRNYRESEMVVWFASGLSLLDWFKPILRFAIPTALVVAAFTMFASPWAYRQINDYRDRYEARSDVAKITPGQFLESNGVDRVFFVESATDLADKVGNVFVRWIENGRLNVLTSGTGTIEEEANGDRFMVLSSGHRYELMPGSPEFRLMSFEKYGVRMERKNEASSDDPSTKSRPTMDLLQDPDLKARGELLWRVSLPLLAINLAMLAIPLGAVNPRLGRSGDVVIALLVALFYLNMVNLAKAWVNNGRVDVFVALIALHGTVALLTAILMFFRMRLRAPKAAAA
- a CDS encoding CysB family HTH-type transcriptional regulator, encoding MNLQQFKFVRETVRRDFNLTEAARMLYTSQPGVSKAIIELEDELGVKIFERHGKRIKGLTKPGQAVSQIVDRIMREVDNLKKVSDEFARRDEGGLTIACTHTQARYALPIVIPAFRQLFPKVHLSLIQGSPGQLAEMVLNEQADLAVATEALALTPGMVTLPCYTWEHVVVVPKDHPLAQLTPAQSRKLTLEQLAQYPVITYDRAFAGRVAIDQAFSSQDVHPDFVLEAIDADVIKTYVELNMGIGIIAGVAYDAKRDINLVGIPVGRLFGVHTSRIGMKSGIFLRDYVYTFVELLAPALTREVVQEALRPAPG
- a CDS encoding DUF2325 domain-containing protein, whose amino-acid sequence is MTLSAVIVGADRLGNIPDLLKGHNIAITHHISGRDPSHQKKTLQLPSGTEVLILLTDFLGHNVMKAFRQAAQRSGIRVVACRRSVCAMQQALETCGLCGAAGNEPCARADAAPAEVRVQMPRSRRSGARH
- a CDS encoding C40 family peptidase — translated: MILSGQWHAPDSLLAPTSELASQALGYLGIRYRMGGSSPDTGFDCSGLVSYVARQVLGFNLPRKSEEISRMGQNIEPSELQPGDLVFYNTLRRQYSHVGIYLGEGRFVHSPSAGGVVRVERMDMAYWKARFNGARRIAATVASVP
- a CDS encoding heme-binding protein, with the protein product MKTKHVLTSDDVKKIAAAAEAEALANKWAVTIAIVDDGGHLLNLQRLDGAAPISSLIGPAKARTAALGQRETKIYEDIVNNGRTAFLSAPLDGLLEGGVPIIVEGQTIGAVGVSGVKSNEDAQIAKAGIAALSV